Within the Thermodesulfobacteriota bacterium genome, the region GCATGTAATCGCCAAAGAGGTCCCACTCAATCTCTGTAATTGTTTCTCCCTGTAAAATCCCATAGCGCTCAATATTATCTTTATACTCATATCTTAGATATTTCATTTGTTCTCCTTAATTAAGGTAAAGAAATATATAGAATAGGGGATTATACCTAATTTAGTATTTTACTTCTTTAAGGTATAGACCTTGCGGGGGCGCAGAGTAGACGAAATTTGTTTTTTCCCCAGAATTTAGTATTTCAGCAAAGTTTGTAGGTGTTATCTTACCCTTTCCCACTTGAACTAGAGTGCCGACTATTAACCTAACCATCCTTTTTAAAAAGCCTGTTGCCTCGATACAGAATTCAATCATATTGCTGTCTGTTTGCACTAGCGAGATGTTGGTAACTGTTCTGGTGGTTGTTTTTACTTCGGAGCCAAGCTGAGCAAAAGCCTTAAAATCGTGCTCACCCAATAAATATTGTGAAGCCTCTTTCATTTTTTCCAAATCAAGCTCCTGAGGCATAAACCAAACTCTATCCCTAAGTAGAGCCGAAGGTGAGGGGCTGTTATATATCTTATAAAGGTATATTTTGGTTTTGGCTGAGAACTGGGCATGAAACTGTTGATCTACTTCGGCTGCCTGTACTATAGATATATCTTTTGGCAGAACTGAGTTAAGTCCCATTTGAAACTCAGCGGGCTTTATTTTGCTCTCAGTTTTAAAATTTGCCACCTGAGCTAATGCGTGAACACCAGAATCGGTTCTACCAGATCCTAAGAGGTTAATTTCTTCTCTCGTAATATTTTTTAGTGCATTTTGTATTTCTTCTTGAACTGTGGGCCCCTGGGCCTGTTTTTGCCAGCCGCAGTAATTAGTTCCGTCATACTCTATTATTAGTTTGATGTTTCTCACAGCTATATACCGCCCTTATCAAACTTTATTCTAGGATCTAGATATACATATAGTATGTCCACTATAAGATTGGCGAGAACCAAAATGATGGTATATACAATAGTAATTCCCATGACCAGCGGGTAGTCGCGGTTTGAAACTGCTAACACAAAGAACCTCCCAATGCCGGGTATGGCAAATATGTGCTCTACTACAAATGATCCTGTAATAAGGAATGCGGTAATTGGACCCATTACAGTTACTACCGGAATAAGTGCGTTTCTAAGAATGTGTTTGGTAATAACCATAAAATTGCTTAGACCTTTTGCTCTGGCTGTTCTTACAAAAAGCGCGTCAGAGGTCTCAAGCATGCTTGCTCTTATAAGCCTAGCAAGATAGGCAGCAGGGCCTGCGGCCAAAGTTAGAGCTGGTAATATTACGTGGCTAGGGCTACCCCAAAGTGCTGCGGGTAAAAGCCTAAACCTTACTGAGAAGAAATATATAAGAACAGCTCCAATTACAAAGCTCGGCACAGATACCAAGGCTGTTGCTGTAGATACTGCCAGGAAGTCAAAGATTCCCCTTGGCCTAATAGCTGAGACTATTCCAACTATGCTACCTAGAGCTATTGATAAAAAGAGTCCAACTAGCCCCAGCTCTACTGAGACGGGAAGTGTTTCCCTTATTATATCGTTTACTGATCTATCTACATATTTATAGGAAGGGCCAAAGTCTCCTTTTGAAAGGCCCTGTAAATATATAAGGTACTGTTTCCACGGCGTCTCATCTAAATTGTACTTAGCCTCAATGTTTTTTCGGATTTGATCAGGAAGCTCTTTCTCCTCATCAAATGGCCCGCCAGGGAGCATCCTTAATAGGAAGAAAGTTATTGTTACTACAACCAGTACTACAAATAACCCTGTGAAAGCGCGGCTCAGTATGAATTTAAGAATCAAGCCCGCTTTCCTGTTAACCCTCTTTTCTTACGACAAAGCTTTGTTTTGAAAGAAGGCCCTTTGAGTCTTTTGCTATTATAGTTATTAAGTTTATGTCTTCTTCAAGTTTTAGATCAACTGATACAGGGACGTCTGTTTTTGTAGAAGGCAGTAATGCTACTTTGTCATCTCCAATAAAAACTGAGACGAGCTCAATGCCGTCTTGATCTTTTATATCCCCAAAAAGATTTATAACATTTGATTTTGTCGAAACCGGAAGATCTATAAGGTTAATAATAGGTGGGGCTTCAAAAGTTTCAACAAAAACCGGATTTACGGGTTGTCCATTTTCAGAGCTAGATGCCGTTTGAACTTTATCCTTGCTTATCCAACCTGACATTTGTTCATCAAGGTTTATTTTGATCCAGCCGTTACTTCTTCCGCTTGAGTTAAATGTAGCTCCCTGCTCAGATAGCGCGATAATAGGTGCACTGGAAAAACCACCCCCTCTAATAGGAGTGTTGTCTTTTGAAACCTTAACCTCTTCATTCACTTTTTTATATGCTTGTGTCTCACTGCTGTTAGGTATTGAGACATTGCTGACTATTCCATCTCTAAAGACTTCATCAAGTATCTGTATCTCAAACTCAATAGGAGACTCATTGTTCTGAACATTAAATGTAAACTCCGTTTGTCTTATCTCCTCTGGTTTAAGATTTTCAAGCTCAGCCCTGCCTTTTTCTAAAAATACAGTATCGCCTGATTCATTTTTTAAACTTACAACTGTTTTCTCAGAACTTCCAAGACCTATATTTTTAACTCTTAACACAAGCGCAATAGTTTCTCCAGGCTCTGGTGTTCCGTTTCCATTTCCGGATGAACCAAACCTTCCGTCATCAACTATCTCGTAGTTAAACGCGTACAATGGCCTGTCCAGTCCCGCTATGTTTAAATTAAAGTCATAGTCATCTATAGTTGTTTCGTGTCCGTCTTTAAACTTTAGTGTGACCTTGTCCTCTCTGGTTAAGGCCCACTTAGGTATTTCTATATCTGTACTCCATGATCTACTTTCTCCAGGACCTACTTTGCCAAAGATAAGTTCTTTGCCGTTTAGAACTAAATTCTCAGACTCTGTGATTGCGCTTAGTCTGTATAATGGCTCAGTGCCTTTGTTTTCCACCTCTACTGTTAACTTAGCCTCCTCGCCAGCTTTAGCCATTGGAGTTTGAGGGAGAATGTTAATATTCAAAGCCGGTTTAGAAGATGGTGATTTGCCATAGTCCCAATCAACGCCTAATGTTTGCCACTGATCAACTATCTTCTTATCTTCTTCTTTGGTTATTTTGGATATATCTTTTTGTATTTGGTTTAGAGCTTGCTGTCTTGTAGGAGTTTCTGAAGACAAAATAATATCTTTAGCTAACGAAACATAAAAATCATTCTCTAATCGTTCTCTTTTCTCTTGTTTTGTTAAAGCCTCTTCGGGAGTAGGCTCCTCTCCTTCTTCTTCTACCTTAATATCTTCTAGATATGTAATCGTGTATAAAGGCTCTTCCCTCTTCTCCTGGACTTTTTCAGCAGCATCTCCGTTTAATTTGTTTAGTCTAGGCTCTAAGTTTGAATTAAATATTATTGTATCTTCCTTAATGGTAGTTGGGTGAAGAATAATGTCTGGCGTTACCCCTACATCTTGGATTGAGATGTCACCGGGGGTGAAATATTTGGCCCTTGTTAACTTAAGCGCAGAACCATCGGGTAAATCAAAAATCTGCTGCACAGATCCTTTGCCAAAAGTTCTCTCGCCTATTACAACTGCACGGTCATTATTTTTTAGAGCCCCCGCTACAATCTCCGAAGCACTTGCACTTCCGGCATCTACAAGAACTACAACGTTGTTTAGATATTCATAATCCTTATCGTTTGCATGGTAGTGGTTAGCAGAATTGCCTTCTTTGGTTGTAACAATTACACCCTGACTCAAAAACATATTAGAAATCCTCTCGGCTTGGTCTAATAAGCCCCCAGGATTTCCTCTTAGATCAAGAATGATTCCTTTGGCAGGTTTTTCATCTTCTTTTAGATTTGCGACTATGCTGTTTAAAGTATTTTTTTGAAAGTCTCTGATCCTCACATATTTTATTCCATCATCAAGATCAAAAGTCTCAACGCTCTCTATTTTAATTGTGTCGCGGATGATCTTATACTCTTTGGGTTGTGCAAAGCTATCTCTATTAATATGTATAGCAACTTGTGTTCCTTTATCTCCCCTTAACTTACTTACTGCTTCTAAAAGAGACATATTAATTGTGGATTCATCTTCTATCTGCACAATCTTGTCGTTAGGTTTGATACCTATATTATAGGCAGGTGTTCCTTCGATTGGAGAAATAACAGTTAACTCGCCGTCTCTAATCCCTATAACAATTCCGAGCCCGCCGAAACTGCCTTCAGTCTCAATCATAAATTCTTTGTAGACCTCAGGTGTGATTATTCCGGAGTGAGTGTCTAAAGTTTTTAGCATCTCATCAAT harbors:
- the truA gene encoding tRNA pseudouridine(38-40) synthase TruA, with translation MRNIKLIIEYDGTNYCGWQKQAQGPTVQEEIQNALKNITREEINLLGSGRTDSGVHALAQVANFKTESKIKPAEFQMGLNSVLPKDISIVQAAEVDQQFHAQFSAKTKIYLYKIYNSPSPSALLRDRVWFMPQELDLEKMKEASQYLLGEHDFKAFAQLGSEVKTTTRTVTNISLVQTDSNMIEFCIEATGFLKRMVRLIVGTLVQVGKGKITPTNFAEILNSGEKTNFVYSAPPQGLYLKEVKY
- a CDS encoding ABC transporter permease — its product is MILKFILSRAFTGLFVVLVVVTITFFLLRMLPGGPFDEEKELPDQIRKNIEAKYNLDETPWKQYLIYLQGLSKGDFGPSYKYVDRSVNDIIRETLPVSVELGLVGLFLSIALGSIVGIVSAIRPRGIFDFLAVSTATALVSVPSFVIGAVLIYFFSVRFRLLPAALWGSPSHVILPALTLAAGPAAYLARLIRASMLETSDALFVRTARAKGLSNFMVITKHILRNALIPVVTVMGPITAFLITGSFVVEHIFAIPGIGRFFVLAVSNRDYPLVMGITIVYTIILVLANLIVDILYVYLDPRIKFDKGGI
- a CDS encoding MXAN_5808 family serine peptidase: MLIRFLNKFKRQFATAVFFAAITYTLIVSPSLINLHTTSQAQNLNITNIVMQYVNRYYVNKSLIEPKNMLVKALDRLEVIADEVLVDFPQGEEGSIVEVQVVNDKQTFDISSINDLNDVSNKLEEIFTFVAPKLNSRDYEVSDIEYAVIDEMLKTLDTHSGIITPEVYKEFMIETEGSFGGLGIVIGIRDGELTVISPIEGTPAYNIGIKPNDKIVQIEDESTINMSLLEAVSKLRGDKGTQVAIHINRDSFAQPKEYKIIRDTIKIESVETFDLDDGIKYVRIRDFQKNTLNSIVANLKEDEKPAKGIILDLRGNPGGLLDQAERISNMFLSQGVIVTTKEGNSANHYHANDKDYEYLNNVVVLVDAGSASASEIVAGALKNNDRAVVIGERTFGKGSVQQIFDLPDGSALKLTRAKYFTPGDISIQDVGVTPDIILHPTTIKEDTIIFNSNLEPRLNKLNGDAAEKVQEKREEPLYTITYLEDIKVEEEGEEPTPEEALTKQEKRERLENDFYVSLAKDIILSSETPTRQQALNQIQKDISKITKEEDKKIVDQWQTLGVDWDYGKSPSSKPALNINILPQTPMAKAGEEAKLTVEVENKGTEPLYRLSAITESENLVLNGKELIFGKVGPGESRSWSTDIEIPKWALTREDKVTLKFKDGHETTIDDYDFNLNIAGLDRPLYAFNYEIVDDGRFGSSGNGNGTPEPGETIALVLRVKNIGLGSSEKTVVSLKNESGDTVFLEKGRAELENLKPEEIRQTEFTFNVQNNESPIEFEIQILDEVFRDGIVSNVSIPNSSETQAYKKVNEEVKVSKDNTPIRGGGFSSAPIIALSEQGATFNSSGRSNGWIKINLDEQMSGWISKDKVQTASSSENGQPVNPVFVETFEAPPIINLIDLPVSTKSNVINLFGDIKDQDGIELVSVFIGDDKVALLPSTKTDVPVSVDLKLEEDINLITIIAKDSKGLLSKQSFVVRKEG